The following DNA comes from Microbacterium wangchenii.
ATCGGGCCTCGGGCGCGCCGCGAACATCGCGCTGGCGTCCCTGCCCGGCTTCACGCTGCCCGGCGACGTCTCGGCGAGCGGGCGCTTCTACGCCACCGACATCACCAAACCCTTCGTCATGCACGACGGCCACCTCACGGTGCCGTCGGGTCCCGGTCTGGGGGTGACCCCCGTGCCGCACATCCTCGACGAGCTGACCACCGCCGTGGAGTGGGTTCCGATCTGACGGATATGCTCCACCTCATGAGTGCGGGCCGGGCGGAGGGCTTTGCGCGGTCGAGTCTGGGTCGCGTCATCGACGACCTCGGCGTCACCCTCCTCGACGTCGCGCACGGCCGCATCGACGCCGAGCGCGATGTGGGCGGCGTGGTCATCCACGACCCCGCCGACGAACCGGTCTACCCGCCCGGCGCGATCGTGCTGGGCGTCGGGGTGCGCGGCGCGCAGGGCATCACGGCGCTGCTGCACGAACTCGGTGCGCACGCCGTGGCGGCGCTCGTCGTCCGCTCACCCGTCGAGGTGACCGAGGAGGTGCGCGGGGCGTGCGACGCGCACGGGATCGCCCTGCTGGGCCTCGCGCGCGGCGCGACCTGGACGCAGTTGGCGGCTCTGCTGCGGTCGCTGCTGGCGGAGGACGACATCGGCGAGACCCACGTGGAGTCGCTCGGCGGCCTTCCCTCCGGCGACCTGTTCGCCGTCGCCGGTGCCATCGCGTCGCTGCTGGATGCACCGATCACGATCGAGGATCGCTCCTCGCGCGTCCTCGCCTTCTCGGGGCGTCAGGAGGAGGCGGACGCGTCGCGAGCGGAGACGATCATCGGCCGTCAGGTGCCCGAGCGGTACGCCCGCGTGCTGACGGAGATGGGCGTCTTCCGCGACCTGTACCGCGACGACCGCCCCGTCGTGGTCGACCCCATCCGGCTCGGGGAGGGGGCGACGACCCAGCGCGTCGCGATCGCCGTGCGCGCCGGCGACGAGGTGCTCGGATCGATCTGGGCCGCGATGGACGGTCCCCTCACCGCCGAGCGCACGGCCACGCTGCGGGATGCGGCGAAGCTCGTCGCGCTGCACCTGCTGCGCGTGCGCGCCGGCGCCGACGTGCAGCGGCGCCTGCGCACCGAACTGGTCAGCACGGCGCTGGAGGGCCGCGGCGGCGCGAGCGACGCGCTCGGGCGCCTGAGCCTCACCGGACGCCGCGTGTGCGTGATCGCCGCGGCGCTGGTGGCCGGCGAACGCGGCACTGCGCCAGCGGACCAGCAGCAGCTCGCCGAGCGCGAGAGATTCACCGACGCCCTCGCCGTGCACCTTTCGGCCGTGCAGCCCGGTGCCGCAGCGGCGCTCGTCGGCGACGTCGTCTACGCGATCCTCCCCGCCGCGGGGGAGGAGGCCGAGGAGCGGTCGGTGCGCGTGCTGGAGGAGTTCCTCGAGCGCGTCGGCACCCGCATGCCCGCCGTTGTGGCCGTCGGCCCCGCATCCGATGACATCGCCGGGCTCGCCCGGTCGCGCGCGGCGGCTCTCCGGGTGCTCCGGGTCCTCCGGGAACAGGCCGCGGCGGCGGCCGTGCGGCGCCCCGTCGCGCGCGTGGCCGACGTGCAGACCGACTCCCTGCTGCTCGAGCTGCGCGACCTCCTCGCCGCGCGCGGTGACCGGCTGAGCGGACCGGTGAGCCGGCTCGTCGAGCACGACAGCCGCGGCGACGGACGTCTCGTCGAGACACTGCAGGCGTGGCTGGACTCCTTCGGGGATGTCGGTGCGGCGGCGGCGGCATCCTTCGTCCACCCCAACACGTTCCGCTACCGGCTGCGCCGGGCGGCGGAGGTGTCGGGGCTCGACCTCAACGACCGCGACGCGCGGTTCGCCGCGATGCTGCACTTGCGGATGCTGGGACGCTGACGCGCACGGCGTTTCAGGGGGTGTGGCGTTCGGCCGCCGTCGCAGCCAGGTGCGCGAGGTCATCCGCTCCCAGCCCCGGCCACCCGTGCAGCATCCGCCGCCACGGCTCCGGCACCGCGCCGGCCCCGTAGACCGCCCCGGCCAGGGAGCCGGCGATGGCGGCGACGGTGTCGGTGTCATTGCCGCCGCGCACGGCGCGCTCGAGTGCGTCCACGAGCGACGCGGACCCGGCGACGGCCGACAGCGCCGCCTGGAACGCGCGCACGACCCATCCGTTCTGCGCGGCGAAATCGCGCGGGTGCGTCCCCGGCGCCAGGGCCTCGTCGATGATCGCGGCCCAGCGATCGCGACGCGTGGCCGGCAGCCATGCCACCTGGGCGCGCACGTCGAGGTCCCCGGTGAGGATCGCGTGGCGGATCGCGAGACACCACAGCGCGCACGCGTCGGCGTTGTCCTCCTCCCAGTGGGTCAGGCGCGCCACGCGGCCGGCGTCGTCGACCAGCGCCGCAGGGTCGTCATCGAGATGGCCCAGCGCGACGGGGCCCGTGCGCATGAGCGAGCCGTTGCCGCCGCTGCGTCCGGCGGCCAGGTGCACCGCCTCGGAGGTGGCGAGCGCGTCGCTCTCCGTCGGGGTGGGGCCGAGGCGCTCGAGCACCGCGCGGGTCTGCGCGCCGACGTCCTTCGCCGTGGCCGCCCATCCGATCCACGCGGTCACGATCCCCGCCAGCACCCGCTCGTCGTCGAGCCGGTCGCCGGCGGCGAGGGCCTGCAGGATCGGCACCGCCATGCTCGTGTCGTCGGTCCATTCGCCGACGTCGTGCCCGAACGTGCCCCGCCCGAACTCGACGGGCGTCGTGTCGGCGAGCGCCGGTCCGAACTCGTACTGCGCGCCCAGCGCGTCGCCGGCGGCCGAGGCGACGACGGCGCCCACGGCGCGATCCAGTCGGGCGGTGGTCAAGGTCATGGCGGCTCCCGGTGGCTGTCGCGGGTCGAGGGGCACTCCGCATCGTACGGCGGCGTGGTCGGATCGGACGTCTATGATCTGGATCGGGACGGGGACGGGATCGCCTGCAACAGCTGATCCGCCCCAGCACGGCGTGTGTTCGACGTCGTGATGGTGCGAAAGATCGGTGAAGCGCAGTGAGTTCGACGAGACGTCTTCCGCGCGCCCGCCGGCGCGCCCGCGGCGCCGCCCGCACGCTGGTCGCTGTGCTCGCGGGTCTTGTGCTGTGCCTGGGGCTGACGCTCGTCGCCCCCGGGTGGTTCGCCGATCCGGCCCCCGGCACGGCTTCCGCGCCCGTGGATGCGCGCGCCGACGTCGAGCGCGCCCGCGAGACTCTCACGGCGCTGGACACGGTGCCCGGCCAGTCGATCGCCCGCTACTACCGGGAGGCCTTCGGGACGGCGTGGCACGATCTCGACCGGAACGGATGCGACACGCGCAACGACGTCCTGCGCCGCGATCTGGACGACGCCGTCCTGAAGGAGGGCACCAACGGCTGCAAGGTGCTCAGCGGCGTGCTCGTGGATCCCTACACCGGCGACCGCGTGGAGTTCGTCTCGGGGACGGACACGTCGGCACGGGTGCAGATCGACCATCTCGTCCCGCTCGCGTGGGCGTGGCGGCACGGCGCGGAGTTCTGGAGCGACGAGGACCGGCTGGCCTTCGCCAACGACCCCGACAACCTTCGCGCGACGGCCGGCGCGGTGAACCAGTCGAAGGGCGATTCCGGACCGGTGGAGTGGATGCCGCCGGCCGAGGCGTCGCACTGCGCGTACGCCGCCGATTACATCGCCGTGCTCGGTGAGTGGGACCTGGGCGTCACCGGCGATGACCGCACGGCGCTGGAGCAGGTCCTGGCCCGCTGCTGAGCACCGCGCGACCCGTTCACCCGGCCGCGGAGGGCGCCGCCGCGCTGGTGCGCCCTTCGGCGTAGCGATCCCGCGCGCGGTCGTGGCGCTTGGTCACCGGCACGAGCTCGGTCGCCTTCGGCAGCCCCATCGGCTTCGTCGACACGTACACGCTCTCGGCGCGCTCGACGAGGAACGTCTCGTGCCAGATCCCCACGGCGCCCGGCGCCTTCCGCGCCATCCGGTTGAAGCGCGTCCAGGCCGGCCGGTGCTCCTGCGTGGGGGAGGAGGCGTATCGATAGAGCTTGTCGATCGAGGACCAGTACTGCACGACGTACGGTCCTCGGGCGCCGAAGAGGATGGCGTAGCCGAGCATGCCGGAGTCCACCTCGACGCTGAGCTCCCGCAGCATCCGTGGCATGGCCACGAATGTGGGGAGCCACAGGTCCGGCCGCCACCACCGGTTGATCTCCATGCCGATGTGGAACACCACGAGCTCGCCCTCGTAGCGGTGCGTCGCCCGGCCCGGCACGATCCGACTCATTGTCTGCTCCCATCTCGATAGCTTCACTATCCAGATTGGATAGCGCTACTATCTGTGTCAAGGGGTGAGGGATGCGGATCTCGGAACTTTCCGCGGCGACCGGTGTGCCGGTGCCGACGATCAAGTACTACCTGCGCGAGAAGCTGCTGCCCGAGGGCACTCGTACCTCGGCGACGCAGGCGAGCTACGACGAGGTGCACGTCCAGCGGCTGCGCGTGATCCGGGCGCTCGTCGACTCCGGCGTCAGCATCGCCGAGACCCGCAATGTGATCGCCGCGCTGGATGCTCCGCCGCCGACCCCGTACGAGCTCCTCGGAGTCGCGCACGCCGCCGTCGCGCCGCCCGCGGAGGACGGTATCGACACCGCGGCGGCGGAGGATCTCTTCACGCAGCTGGGCGGCAAGCCGGAATCGTGCGATCCGGCGCAGCTGGCCGGACTGGCTCACGCGCTGCGGAACGTCGAGCGCGCGGGGTTCCGGATCCCGCCCGACGTGCTCGCGGCCTACGTCGCCGCGGCCCGCCTGATCGCCGAGGCCGAGATCGCCGGCATCCCCACGGACTCGGCGGAGTCGGTCGTCCGCTACGTCGTGCTGGGTACCGTGCTGCCGGAGCAGGTGCTGCTCGCCCTGCGCCGCGTGGCGGAGCAGGTGGTGTCCGCCGAGCGATTCGGCGCCGACTGACATCTCCCGCCTTCCTTCGTCACCGGCTGAGTCAGGGGGCGGCAGCCGTTCGAGTGTCGGAGGTATGTTCTAGTCTTCAGGCATGAACACGGATCGCATCGACCGGCTGGAGAGCGTCCTCGGCGACGCGCCGTGGGATGACGAAGACCGCTCCGCCGAGCCACCCGACCCGATCGACCTCGTGACGGAAGTATCGACGATGATGTCGGTGTTCGCCGCGGAGCGGTTCGAGCGGGTCGACGCGATGCACCGTGAGGCTCTGCGGGAGCTCGCGACGTTCCGAGGGTCGAGCCTCGAGATCATCGAACGATCGCTGCGCCTGGAGCTGGCCGCCGCGCTCCAGATGACCGAGCGTGCCGCCGACCGGCTGCTGGTCACGGCGGACGGGCTCGTCGGCCGGTACCCCGCGATGCTCGCCTCGCTGCACGCCGGGCGTACGACCGAGCGCCATGCGGAGGTGTTCGTCGAGCTCGTCGACACCGTCGAGGCGGGCTTACGTGATCAGGTCGTCGCCGTTGCGGTCGAGCTCGCCGAGGCGCACCCGCTCGGCACCTTCCGCCGTCTGCTGCAGAAGCTGGTCGCCACGGTGCGCGCCGCTTCCCTGGAAGAGCGGCACCGCGAGGCGGTGGCCGCGCGCCGCGTGGTCATCGAGCCGAGCGAAGACGGCATGGCGTGGCTGCTCGTGCACCTGCCGGCCGTCGAGGCGCAGGCCGTGCACGCCCGCATCACCGGCATCGCCCAGATCCTCCGTGCGCAGGACGGCGAAGAACGCACGCTCGACCAGATCCGGGCCGACGTCGTGGGCGACCTCCTGGTGGACGGCGTCGTCGAGGCGCACCCGGGGGTCGCCCGGGGGATCCGGGCCACGGTGGCGGTCACCGTTCCCGCTCTCGCCCTCCTCAGCGACGAGCTCGCGGCGCAGAGCGAGCCGGCCACGGTCGAAGGCGTGGGCCCGATCCCTATCGAGCGGGCCAGGGAGCTGTGCGGCACCGCTCGCACCTGGACGCGGATCCTTACCCATCCGGAGCGCGGCACCGTGCTCTCGGTCGGGCGGAAGAAGTACAAGCCTCCGGCCGCACTCCGGGACCTCGTCCGCTGGCGGGCCGGTCGATGTATGAGCCCCGGATGCGGCCTCCCCGCCTCCCGATGTCAGATCGATCACCAGACCGCGTGGGAGGACGGCGGGCGAACAGAGCTCTCCAACCTCGCGCCGCTGTGTCAGGGCCACCACACCGTGAAGCATCGCGGCGGCTGGCGGGTGCGACAGGTGGAGGGCGGGGGTGGTGCGATCGAATGGACGTCACCTCTGGGCCGGCGCTATGTCGTCGAACCCGAACGTCGGGTCCCCGTCTTCCGCGCCGCGTGACCAGCGCCGCGATCGCGGCCGCCGAAACGCCTCGGCGCAGGAACATTTCGCCCGGCCCCGGCGTTTGCTAGTCTTGAGTGTCACTCGTGTGGCTCGTTCCGCACGTCCAGGCCCCGGCCGCAGTGACATCGCACGAAACAATCCGCTTCGCTTCGGCTCACGCCGTCTCGTCTCGGTCGTCGCGCGAACTCGTTCGACGATCGTATGGCTGCGGACTGCCTCATCCCTCAACCGGGGGAGAGGCACGAGCAGAAGCCCGACACCAACCCCAATAGGACAACCCACTACATGACTACCGCAACGACCGCCCCGGCCACCAAGCAGGTCGCGATCAACGACATCGGCTCTGCTGAGGACTTCCTGGCCGCGGTCGAAAAGACCCTGAAGTTCTTCAACGACGGCGACCTCATCGAAGGCACCGTGGTGAAGATCGACCGCGACGAGGTCCTCCTCGACGTCGGATACAAGACCGAGGGCGTCATCCCCTCGCGCGAACTCTCGATCAAGCACGACGTCGACCCCAACGAGGTCGTCAACGTCGGCGACCACGTCGAGGCGCTGGTTCTCCAGAAGGAGGACAAGGAAGGCCGCCTCATCCTGTCCAAGAAGCGTGCGCAGTACGAGCGCGCGTGGGGCGACGTGGAGAAGATCAAGGAGACCGACGGTGTTGTCACCGGCTCCGTGATCGAGGTCGTCAAGGGTGGCCTCATCGTCGACATCGGCCTGCGTGGCTTCCTCCCCGCGTCGCTCATCGAGCTGCGTCGCGTCCGCGACCTCACGCCGTACCTCGGCCAGGAGATCGAGGCGAAGATCCTCGAGCTCGACAAGAACCGCAACAACGTGGTTCTCTCGCGCCGCGCGCTGCTGGAGCAGACGCAGTCCGAGTCGCGCTCGAACTTCCTCAACAACCTGCACAAGGGCCAGGTCCGCAAGGGCACGGTCTCCTCGATCGTCAACTTCGGTGCGTTCGTCGACCTGGGCGGCGTGGACGGCCTCGTGCACGTCTCCGAGCTCTCGTGGAAGCACATCGAGCACGCGTCCGAGGTCGTCGAGGTCGGCCAGGAGGTCACCGTCGAGATCCTCGAGGTCGACCTGGACCGCGAGCGCGTCTCCCTGTCGCTGAAGGCGACGCAGGAGGACCCGTGGCAGGTCTTCGCCCGCACCCACGCGATCGGCCAGATCGCACCGGGCAAGGTCACCAAGCTCGTTCCGTTCGGTGCGTTCGTCCGCGTCGCGGACGGCATCGAGGGCCTCGTGCACATCTCCGAGCTGTCGGGCCGCCACGTCGAGCTCGCGGAGCAGGTCGTCTCCGTCGGTGAAGAGGTCTTCGTCAAGATCATCGACATCGACCTCGAGCGTCGCCGCATCTCGCTGTCGCTCAAGCAGGCGAACGAGTCGGTCGACCCGTTCGGCACCGAGTTCGACCCGGCCCTGTACGGCATGGTCACCGAGTACGACGAGCGCGGGGAGTACAAGTACCCCGAGGGCTTCGACCCGGAGACCAACGCCTGGCTCGAAGGATTCGACGAGCAGCGCGAGAAGTGGGAGCAGGAGTACGCCGCTGCCCAGGCTCGCTGG
Coding sequences within:
- a CDS encoding PucR family transcriptional regulator, producing the protein MSAGRAEGFARSSLGRVIDDLGVTLLDVAHGRIDAERDVGGVVIHDPADEPVYPPGAIVLGVGVRGAQGITALLHELGAHAVAALVVRSPVEVTEEVRGACDAHGIALLGLARGATWTQLAALLRSLLAEDDIGETHVESLGGLPSGDLFAVAGAIASLLDAPITIEDRSSRVLAFSGRQEEADASRAETIIGRQVPERYARVLTEMGVFRDLYRDDRPVVVDPIRLGEGATTQRVAIAVRAGDEVLGSIWAAMDGPLTAERTATLRDAAKLVALHLLRVRAGADVQRRLRTELVSTALEGRGGASDALGRLSLTGRRVCVIAAALVAGERGTAPADQQQLAERERFTDALAVHLSAVQPGAAAALVGDVVYAILPAAGEEAEERSVRVLEEFLERVGTRMPAVVAVGPASDDIAGLARSRAAALRVLRVLREQAAAAAVRRPVARVADVQTDSLLLELRDLLAARGDRLSGPVSRLVEHDSRGDGRLVETLQAWLDSFGDVGAAAAASFVHPNTFRYRLRRAAEVSGLDLNDRDARFAAMLHLRMLGR
- a CDS encoding ADP-ribosylglycohydrolase family protein, which translates into the protein MTLTTARLDRAVGAVVASAAGDALGAQYEFGPALADTTPVEFGRGTFGHDVGEWTDDTSMAVPILQALAAGDRLDDERVLAGIVTAWIGWAATAKDVGAQTRAVLERLGPTPTESDALATSEAVHLAAGRSGGNGSLMRTGPVALGHLDDDPAALVDDAGRVARLTHWEEDNADACALWCLAIRHAILTGDLDVRAQVAWLPATRRDRWAAIIDEALAPGTHPRDFAAQNGWVVRAFQAALSAVAGSASLVDALERAVRGGNDTDTVAAIAGSLAGAVYGAGAVPEPWRRMLHGWPGLGADDLAHLAATAAERHTP
- a CDS encoding HNH endonuclease family protein yields the protein MSSTRRLPRARRRARGAARTLVAVLAGLVLCLGLTLVAPGWFADPAPGTASAPVDARADVERARETLTALDTVPGQSIARYYREAFGTAWHDLDRNGCDTRNDVLRRDLDDAVLKEGTNGCKVLSGVLVDPYTGDRVEFVSGTDTSARVQIDHLVPLAWAWRHGAEFWSDEDRLAFANDPDNLRATAGAVNQSKGDSGPVEWMPPAEASHCAYAADYIAVLGEWDLGVTGDDRTALEQVLARC
- a CDS encoding DUF4188 domain-containing protein translates to MSRIVPGRATHRYEGELVVFHIGMEINRWWRPDLWLPTFVAMPRMLRELSVEVDSGMLGYAILFGARGPYVVQYWSSIDKLYRYASSPTQEHRPAWTRFNRMARKAPGAVGIWHETFLVERAESVYVSTKPMGLPKATELVPVTKRHDRARDRYAEGRTSAAAPSAAG
- a CDS encoding MerR family transcriptional regulator; the protein is MRISELSAATGVPVPTIKYYLREKLLPEGTRTSATQASYDEVHVQRLRVIRALVDSGVSIAETRNVIAALDAPPPTPYELLGVAHAAVAPPAEDGIDTAAAEDLFTQLGGKPESCDPAQLAGLAHALRNVERAGFRIPPDVLAAYVAAARLIAEAEIAGIPTDSAESVVRYVVLGTVLPEQVLLALRRVAEQVVSAERFGAD
- a CDS encoding HNH endonuclease signature motif containing protein, translated to MNTDRIDRLESVLGDAPWDDEDRSAEPPDPIDLVTEVSTMMSVFAAERFERVDAMHREALRELATFRGSSLEIIERSLRLELAAALQMTERAADRLLVTADGLVGRYPAMLASLHAGRTTERHAEVFVELVDTVEAGLRDQVVAVAVELAEAHPLGTFRRLLQKLVATVRAASLEERHREAVAARRVVIEPSEDGMAWLLVHLPAVEAQAVHARITGIAQILRAQDGEERTLDQIRADVVGDLLVDGVVEAHPGVARGIRATVAVTVPALALLSDELAAQSEPATVEGVGPIPIERARELCGTARTWTRILTHPERGTVLSVGRKKYKPPAALRDLVRWRAGRCMSPGCGLPASRCQIDHQTAWEDGGRTELSNLAPLCQGHHTVKHRGGWRVRQVEGGGGAIEWTSPLGRRYVVEPERRVPVFRAA
- the rpsA gene encoding 30S ribosomal protein S1 — its product is MTTATTAPATKQVAINDIGSAEDFLAAVEKTLKFFNDGDLIEGTVVKIDRDEVLLDVGYKTEGVIPSRELSIKHDVDPNEVVNVGDHVEALVLQKEDKEGRLILSKKRAQYERAWGDVEKIKETDGVVTGSVIEVVKGGLIVDIGLRGFLPASLIELRRVRDLTPYLGQEIEAKILELDKNRNNVVLSRRALLEQTQSESRSNFLNNLHKGQVRKGTVSSIVNFGAFVDLGGVDGLVHVSELSWKHIEHASEVVEVGQEVTVEILEVDLDRERVSLSLKATQEDPWQVFARTHAIGQIAPGKVTKLVPFGAFVRVADGIEGLVHISELSGRHVELAEQVVSVGEEVFVKIIDIDLERRRISLSLKQANESVDPFGTEFDPALYGMVTEYDERGEYKYPEGFDPETNAWLEGFDEQREKWEQEYAAAQARWEAHKAAVAKALEAEANAPAGGSSDGAVSTGGGGSYTSESASAGTLADDAALAALREKLSGR